One Anoplopoma fimbria isolate UVic2021 breed Golden Eagle Sablefish unplaced genomic scaffold, Afim_UVic_2022 Un_contig_8501_pilon_pilon, whole genome shotgun sequence DNA window includes the following coding sequences:
- the LOC129116394 gene encoding testis-specific serine/threonine-protein kinase 1-like: MMNKSFMESRGYTFKSNLGEGMFGKVVSAYSTRLRSRVAIKVIDKKKVTSSYLEKFLCREMEIIRSLNHPNIVKTLDIFEWHTSKVYVVMEFCVKGDLLKHINVRGALSEYSGYRLFAQLCNAVQYLHNGDLAHRDLKCENMLLDVHFNLKVCDFGFSKRLTYAEGRMVLSETFCGTSSYAAPEILRSLPYNPKVSDVWSMGVVLYMMLLASMPYDATNVRRMLRIQSQHNINFPEKPSISSEAKDLIQSILHPVVEQRITISNILQSTWMLREGTIEDSDEATTSNAGSGQEEPPEEENFSKNYSEPGEGPSPATPRH, encoded by the exons ATGATGAACAAAAGCTTCATGGAGAGCCGTGGTTACACATTTAAGAGCAACCTGGGAGAAGGCATGTTTGGCAAAGTTGTGAGTGCCTACTCCACCCGCCTGAGGAGTAGGGTTGCCATAAAGGttatagacaaaaaaaaggttacttCTAGTTACTTGGAAAAGTTTCTGTGTCGGGAAATGGAGATCATCAGGTCTTTGAACCATCCCAACATTGTCAAGACTCTTGACATCTTTGAATGGCACACAAGCAAG GTCTATGTGGTGATGGAGTTCTGTGTGAAAGGAGACCTCTTGAAGCATATCAATGTCAGGGGGGCCTTATCTGAATATTCAGGCTATAGGCTATTCGCACAGCTGTGCAATGCAGTCCAATATCTTCACAACGGTGACTTGGCCCACAGAGAccttaaatgtgaaaacatgctgctggaCGTGCATTTTAACCTCAAAGTGTGTGACTTTGGATTCAGCAAGAGGCTCACTTACGCAGAAGGGCGGATGGTGCTGAGTGAAACCTTCTGTGGCACCTCGTCCTATGCGGCACCTGAGATATTAAGAAGTTTACCATACAACCCCAAAGTGTCTGATGTGTGGAGTATGGGTGTTGTGCTGTATATGATGCTCCTTGCTTCAATGCCCTATGACGCCACCAACGTTAGGAGGATGTTGAGAATTCAGAGTCAGCATAATATCAACTTCCCCGAAAAACCGTCTATTTCTTCTGAGGCAAAGGACCTTATCCAAAGCATTCTGCACCCTGTTGTGGAGCAGCGAATTACAATCAGCAACATATTGCAGAGCACCTGGATGTTGCGGGAAGGGACAATTGAGGACAGTGATGAGGCCACCACATCAAACGCCGGCTCTGGACAGGAAGAACCCCCAGAGGAAGaaaatttttcaaaaaactATTCAGAACCAGGGGAGGGACCATCACCTGCTACCCCAAGACACTGA